The Roseococcus microcysteis genome contains a region encoding:
- the rpoH gene encoding RNA polymerase sigma factor RpoH, with amino-acid sequence MASLSIPMAPEGNLSRYLQEIRKFPMLAPEEELNLAKRWRDAADEAAAHKLVTSHLRLVAKIAMGYRGYGLPVGELISEGNVGMMQAVKRFDPDRGFRLATYAMWWIRAAIQEYILHSWSLVKMGTTAAQKKLFFNLRRLKGQIGALEDGDLQPEVVAKIAKTLAVPEQDVVSMNRRLASPDNSLNAPVRADSEGEWQDWLVDDSESQEEELADRQDMSNRKDLLNGALRTLNERERHILIERRLKDEPTTLEELSQQYNISRERVRQIEVRAFEKLQKSMKQQITERRLTVG; translated from the coding sequence ATGGCGTCACTGAGCATCCCCATGGCCCCGGAAGGCAACCTCTCCCGCTACCTGCAGGAGATCCGGAAGTTTCCGATGCTGGCCCCGGAGGAGGAGCTGAACCTCGCCAAGCGCTGGCGCGACGCGGCCGATGAGGCCGCGGCCCACAAGCTTGTCACCTCGCATTTGCGCCTCGTCGCCAAGATCGCCATGGGCTATCGCGGCTACGGCCTGCCCGTGGGCGAGCTCATCAGCGAGGGCAATGTCGGCATGATGCAGGCGGTGAAGCGGTTCGACCCGGACCGTGGCTTCCGCCTGGCCACCTACGCCATGTGGTGGATCCGCGCCGCCATCCAGGAATACATCCTGCACAGCTGGTCCCTCGTGAAGATGGGCACCACCGCCGCGCAGAAGAAGCTGTTCTTCAACCTCCGCCGCCTCAAGGGGCAGATCGGGGCGCTGGAGGATGGCGACCTGCAGCCCGAGGTCGTGGCCAAGATCGCGAAGACGCTTGCCGTGCCCGAGCAGGACGTGGTCAGCATGAACCGCCGCCTTGCCTCGCCCGACAACAGCCTGAACGCCCCCGTCCGCGCCGACAGCGAGGGCGAGTGGCAGGACTGGCTGGTGGATGACAGCGAGAGCCAGGAGGAGGAACTCGCCGACCGGCAGGACATGTCCAACCGCAAGGACCTGCTGAACGGCGCGCTGCGCACCCTGAACGAGCGTGAGCGCCACATCCTGATCGAGCGTCGCCTGAAGGATGAACCGACCACGCTGGAGGAGCTGTCCCAGCAGTACAACATCAGCCGCGAGCGCGTGCGCCAGATCGAGGTGCGCGCCTTCGAGAAGCTGCAGAAGTCCATGAAGCAGCAGATCACGGAGCGGCGGCTGACGGTGGGCTGA